Within Dysgonomonas mossii, the genomic segment CATAGATTTGGCATTTATAACCATAACAACAGGGATATCCAATAATCCTGCAATTTCGGCACTACTTCCCTTCATTTTGTCATATCCATCAAATAGCCCCATCACTCCTTCAGTAATGCAAGCATCGTTTCCTGATGCGTATTTTGAGTACAGATATCTGACGTGATTCTCTGATGATAAGAATAAATCCAGATTGACAGATTTATTGCCTGAAGCCATATCGTGATATTTCGTATCTATATAATCAGGTCCGCACTTAAATGGTTGTACCATAAGACCTCTGTTCTTTAATGCTCTTAATAAGCCTAAAGTAACTGTTGTTTTTCCTGAACCCGAGCTTGGCGCAGCTATGAGAAAACGGGAAATCACTTTCATGAGTAATCTGGTTTTATTTTAAGCAAAAGTATAAAAAGCCATCAATGAAATGAATTTTACCAAGAAAATATATTTTTTAAGAATTCTTTTTAATCCTATTTTTTTTCAATTACCTTTGAAGCCGCTTAGGTGATGTATTCAGACATTCGTCTGTTGCATAAAAGGGAATTCGGTCAGAATCCGAAACAGTGCCCGCTACTGTGAATTCCATAAAATTTTGAGTATCACCACTGCCACTGTCACAATGATGGGAAGGCCTCTCAAAATGGAACAAGTCAGGAAACCTGCCTAGCATAAATTAATAGATATTCCCGGGGTCAGGAATATAATTAACTAACATTATACTTCTTTTTTAATGAAACTAAGAATTATGCTAACAGCATTGCTATGCTGTATTGCAAGTATTTCGTTCGCTCAGTTGAGCTTGCGCGGAAGAGTTGTTGATGAAAATGAAAAACCGATCGCTGGTGCCAGCGTATGGATTGAGTACACAACCATTGGAACATCCACAGATTTGAAGGGTGAGTTTAGTCTTGAAAAAGTCCCGGAAGGTAATAATCTTCTAAGAATTAGTGCACTGGATTATAATGGAGCTCGTGAGACAATAAACAGATCTAATGACAACATCCTTATTCGGATGAAACATTCTCCTCTTAAACTGAATGAAGTAGTAGTAACAGGTACCGGCACAATCAACAAACTTAAAAGCTCACCCGTTGCAATAGATGTTATTTCTCAGAGAGAACTCCAAAATACGAATATTCCTACATTCGAAAACGCTATGATTGCTCTGAATCCTTCCATGTCATTTACTCCTAATGCAATGGGATCGTACATGCAACTGAATGGATTAAGCAATAGATATATACTTGTGTTAGTTGATGGTAAAAAACTTGGTGGCGATGTCGGAGGTAACGTAGACTTAAACCGCATTGATATGGGAAATATCAAGCGGATAGAAGTTCTGAAAGGAGCAGCTTCTTCTTTGTATGGTTCGGATGCAATAGCGGGAGTTATTAATATTATAACCAATAAACCAAAAGACTTAGTAAATTTTTCTACAGAGACACGCTTCTCAGAATATGGACAATTTACTCAAAATGCGAACCTATATCTGAATGTAGGGGGCTTCTCTTCGTCTACTTCTTTTCAGCGGAATCAGGCTAACGGATGGCAACTAAATAAAAAGGAAATAATAAACGATAAAGAAGTAGATACGGATAAACAAGCTATGTTACGCTTCTATTCCGATGTTTTTAGCCAACGTTTTGGTTATAAGGCGACAAAAGAATTGAGCATGTATGTAGAGGGAAGTCTTTTCGACAAAAAATTTAAACGCCCTGTAAGTGCTTATGGGTTCGATATGAAATACGTCGACTATTCGTTTGGTGCCGGTGCAAAGTATTTACTGAAAAATAATGGCTTGATTACATTAGACTGGAATACTGACCGTTTCGAATACTTTAAAGCTTACCTGAAAGAAACCAAAGACAAAAACGGTGTCACATTTATGCCTGGAGATGAAGAATTTGTGAGAAGGCAGAAGTACAATAATATAAATCTGAAAGGTACATTCAACGCCGGAAAGTTCAATAAAGTAACTGTAGGTTCGGAGTACAAGGTAGACAACCTATATGCTCCGGCAGATAGCATCGGAGGTTCCAGAAATGTTTATACATTGGCTTTTTATGCTCAGGATGAAATAAATCTTTTCGGAAAGCTGAATATTGTTCCCGGAGTCAGATATATATACAATGAAACTTTCAAAAACAGGGTTACACCTAAAGTCAGCGCAATGTATACTCTTCATGATTTCAATTTCAGAGTATCATATGCTACAGGTTTTAAAACTCCTGAATTGA encodes:
- a CDS encoding TonB-dependent receptor, translating into MKLRIMLTALLCCIASISFAQLSLRGRVVDENEKPIAGASVWIEYTTIGTSTDLKGEFSLEKVPEGNNLLRISALDYNGARETINRSNDNILIRMKHSPLKLNEVVVTGTGTINKLKSSPVAIDVISQRELQNTNIPTFENAMIALNPSMSFTPNAMGSYMQLNGLSNRYILVLVDGKKLGGDVGGNVDLNRIDMGNIKRIEVLKGAASSLYGSDAIAGVINIITNKPKDLVNFSTETRFSEYGQFTQNANLYLNVGGFSSSTSFQRNQANGWQLNKKEIINDKEVDTDKQAMLRFYSDVFSQRFGYKATKELSMYVEGSLFDKKFKRPVSAYGFDMKYVDYSFGAGAKYLLKNNGLITLDWNTDRFEYFKAYLKETKDKNGVTFMPGDEEFVRRQKYNNINLKGTFNAGKFNKVTVGSEYKVDNLYAPADSIGGSRNVYTLAFYAQDEINLFGKLNIVPGVRYIYNETFKNRVTPKVSAMYTLHDFNFRVSYATGFKTPELKQLFMKTEVTSKGKTTLSVGNKDLKPESSNYYSVNAEYIKDFLSLAVTGYINNLKNKIDTYEIELTPEEIAEGYNKKSSYHNIGRSRIQGVDFTFNSYLGYNLTLGGGYSYVNAKDLDTGKRLQRISRHTGNVNLNWFKDFGLFKSNFNLNGRLQSRRYYDDGDDARAYQLWNFATRHTFKSINGLVFEPGLGIENIFDFVDDKPFNRNYATLSPGRTFYASLKIKFSK